The genomic window CTGGACGGTACAAGGTGACCACCCGCCACTTCCTCCGCGACGACGACCTGACCCCGCAGGAGCAGGCCGAAGTCCTCGACCTGGCCGCCGAGATGAAGGCGAACCGGTTCGGTTACACGCCGCTCGCCGGTCCCCGGAGCGTCGCGGTCTTCTTCGACAAGGCCAGCCTGCGCACCCGGCTCTCGTTCGAGGCCGGCATCGCCGAGCTGGGCGGTCAGCCGATCATCGTGGACACCCAGAACACCCACTTCGGCCGGGGCGAGACCCTCGCCGACGCCGGCCGGGTGGTGGCCCGTTACGTGTCGGCGATGGTCTTCCGCACCCACGGTGACGAGCGGCTCGCCGAGCTGGCGTCCGGCGTCAAGGTGCCGGTGGTCAACGCGCTCAGCGACGGCTACCACCCCTGCCAGCTGCTCGCCGATCTGCTCACCGTTCGCGAGCGGTTCGGTTCGACCAACGGCAAGATCCTGGCGTACGTGGGGGACGCGGCCAACAACATGGCGCACTCCTACCTGATCGCCGGCGCGATGGCGGGCATGCACGTGCGGGTGGCCGGCCCGTCCGGTTTCGACCCGGCGCCGGACGTGGTCGGCCGGGCCGCCGAGATCGCGGCGTGGACGGGCGGCTCGGTCGAGATGCTGCGCGACCCCCGCGAGGCAGCCGACGGTGCCCACGTGATCGCCACCGACACCTGGACGTCGATGGGCCAGGAGGAGGACGGCAAGGACCGGCTCACCCCGTTCTGGCCGTACCAGGTCAACAAGGACCTGCTGGCCGTCGCCGATCCGTCGGCGATCGTCCTGCACTGCCTGCCCGCCCACCGCAACGAGGAGATCACCGACGAGGTGATCGACGGACCGCAGAGTGCCGTCTTCGACCAGGCG from Actinoplanes derwentensis includes these protein-coding regions:
- the argF gene encoding ornithine carbamoyltransferase, giving the protein MTTRHFLRDDDLTPQEQAEVLDLAAEMKANRFGYTPLAGPRSVAVFFDKASLRTRLSFEAGIAELGGQPIIVDTQNTHFGRGETLADAGRVVARYVSAMVFRTHGDERLAELASGVKVPVVNALSDGYHPCQLLADLLTVRERFGSTNGKILAYVGDAANNMAHSYLIAGAMAGMHVRVAGPSGFDPAPDVVGRAAEIAAWTGGSVEMLRDPREAADGAHVIATDTWTSMGQEEDGKDRLTPFWPYQVNKDLLAVADPSAIVLHCLPAHRNEEITDEVIDGPQSAVFDQAENRLHAQKALLTWLLAVNQQ